Proteins encoded by one window of Rhodamnia argentea isolate NSW1041297 chromosome 6, ASM2092103v1, whole genome shotgun sequence:
- the LOC115734412 gene encoding protein SENSITIVE TO PROTON RHIZOTOXICITY 2: MIPLPPPGASSCFPSAAAQGLQMYGAAAGHHEDIGVVANSSMDDDNNPAAASTSAADAHSNSLLYSLSLLKEKVHQVQSLISVLVSPPQIAGQSAATASMAMASMVTTIQELIVAASSMMYACQQMSNASASSADNATAHQELIQQQQQQHRVKPVDHHGGLLSHHHSQPTGIYASDQTFDWFTDNSYVSSPAVGNHNSGNSNSNNSSRVGQNRRDQELPRPCVGQRGHNEGSSRGTSLKSGSGNFDIIEVDASELLAKYTHYCQICGKGFKRDANLRMHMRAHGDEYKTSSALSNPLKNSSGNSSSSGAADDKECLTKTPRKYSCPHQGCRWNQKHAKFQPLKSMICVKNHYKRSHCPKMYVCKRCNRKQFSVLSDLRTHEKHCGDLKWQCSCGTTFSRKDKLMGHVALFVGHSPLINLTKPGKAEGHSAVTPTMTIDDRG; encoded by the exons atgattccTCTTCCGCCGCCGGGCGCGAGTTCTTGCTTCCCCAGCGCGGCGGCTCAAGGGCTTCAGATGTACGGCGCGGCCGCCGGCCACCACGAGGACATTGGCGTCGTGGCCAACTCCTCCATGGACGACGACAACAACCCGGCTGCTGCGTCGACCTCGGCTGCGGATGCGCACTCCAACTCTCTCCTTTACAGCCTCTCGCTCCTCAAAGAGAAGGTCCACCAAGTCCAGTCCCTCATCTCCGTCCTCGTGTCTCCCCCGCAGATTGCCGGCCAATCGGCTGCCACGGCCTCGATGGCCATGGCGAGCATGGTCACTACAATCCAAGAGCTCATCGTCGCCGCCTCTTCCATGATGTACGCTTGCCAACAGATGAGCAACGCCTCCGCTTCTTCGGCAGACAACGCGACCGCCCATCAAGAACTGattcagcagcagcagcagcaacaccGAGTCAAACCCGTCGACCACCACGGAGGGCTATTGTCCCATCACCACTCTCAGCCCACCGGTATTTATGCTTCTGATCAAACCTTTGACTGGTTCACTGATAATAGCTACGTCAGCTCGCCTGCTGTGGGAAATCACAATAGCGGTAACAGCAATAGTAACAATAGTTCCAGGGTTGGTCAAAACCGGAGGGATCAAGAACTGCCTCGACCGTGCGTCGGTCAACGCGGTCATAACGAAGGCTCGTCGCGAGGGACTTCTCTGAAGAGCGGCAGTGGCAATTTCGACATCATCGAGGTCGATGCCTCGGAGCTTTTGGCCAAGTACACTCACTACTGCCAAATCTGCGGGAAAGGGTTCAAGCGGGACGCGAACCTGAGGATGCACATGAGGGCTCACGGCGACGAGTACAAGACCAGCTCTGCTCTTAGCAACCCTTTAAAGAACAGCAGCGGGAACAGCAGCTCGAGTGGTGCCGCCGATGACAAGGAGTGTCTGACAAAAACGCCGAGGAAGTACTCGTGCCCGCACCAGGGTTGCCGGTGGAACCAGAAGCATGCCAAGTTCCAGCCGCTCAAGTCGATGATCTGCGTCAAGAACCACTACAAGCGGAGCCACTGCCCGAAGATGTACGTGTGCAAGAGGTGCAACCGGAAGCAGTTCTCCGTGCTGTCCGATCTGAGGACTCACGAGAAGCACTGCGGGGATCTGAAGTGGCAATGCTCGTGCGGCACTACCTTCTCTAGGAAAGACAAGCTGATGGGTCACGTCGCCTTGTTCGTGGGGCACTCGCCCTTGATCAACTTGACGAAGCCGGGGAAAGCGGAGGGCCATTCGGCCGTGACACCGACGATGACGATAGACGATAG GGGGTGA